In a genomic window of Lycium ferocissimum isolate CSIRO_LF1 chromosome 9, AGI_CSIRO_Lferr_CH_V1, whole genome shotgun sequence:
- the LOC132031699 gene encoding pentatricopeptide repeat-containing protein At2g01390-like has translation MSLLKNQLLAPPAEINLRVGLCPNDENEFGILQIKTVLKLQRRTKRQVNRLASKSTKSVQKQDIDLLGVFMWNTITRISHILRLSTWVSAQEQLIKLPIKWDFYTVNQVLKTHPPMEKAWLFFNWTSQLKGFKHDQFTYTTMLDIFGEAGRISSMNYIFKQMQDKGIKIDAVTYTSLPHWLSNHGDIDESIILWHDMKDKGCIPNVVCHIAYMKCLFDHNLVKEGAKIYKEMLQSGCCPNCHTYTVLIEHLASSGERDFLVLSYYGWEL, from the exons ATGAGTCTCTTGAAAAACCAGTTACTTGCTCCACCTGCTGAGATAAATTTAAGAGTAGGACTCTGTCCCAATGATGAAAACGAAT TTGGAATCCTACAAATCAAAACAGTCCTCAAGTTGCAG AGGAGAACTAAACGACAAGTTAATCGACTGGCAAGCAAGTCTACAAAATCTGTTCAGAAGCAAGACATAGATCTCCTTGGAGTTTTCATGTGGAATACAATTACAAGAATATCACATATACTGAGATTATCAACTTGGGTTTCTGCTCAGGAGCAGTTGATAAAACTTCCCATAAAATGGGACTTCTACACAGTCAATCAAGTTCTCAAGACCCATCCTCCTATGGAGAAAGCCTGGTTGTTTTTTAATTGGACCTCTCAATTGAAAGGCTTTAAGCATGACCAGTTTACCTACACGACTATGTTGGATATTTTTGGGGAAGCTGGGAGGATTTCATCCATGAactatatctttaagcagatgCAAGACAAAGGAATAAAGATAGATGCAGTGACTTATACATCCCTTCCTCACTGGCTTTCCAACCATGGGGACATTGATGAGTCCATTATATTGTGGCATGATATGAAAGATAAAGGATGTATTCCTAATGTTGTTTGCCACATTGCATATATGAAATGTTTGTTTGATCACAATCTAGTTAAGGAAGGAGCTAAGATATACAAGGAGATGCTTCAGTCTGGTTGTTGTCCCAACTGCCACACATACACTGTCCTTATAGAGCATCTTGCTAGTTCTGGTGAGAgagattttcttgttctttcttattATGGTTGGGAACTTTGA